In one Silene latifolia isolate original U9 population chromosome 10, ASM4854445v1, whole genome shotgun sequence genomic region, the following are encoded:
- the LOC141605150 gene encoding carbamoyl phosphate synthase arginine-specific large chain, chloroplastic gives MGYCMHHLSNNLISTPSLKKPFFSTSNSHLYTRFTSKNASFPSHVSLSIRTPRGSPLIRVQCQSKPKTETDPGRKIGKRTDLKKILILGAGPIVIGQACEFDYSGTQACKALKEEGYEVVLINCNPATIMTDPDLADRTYITPLTPDLVEQILEKERPDALLPTMGGQTALNLAVALAENGALDRYGVELIGAKLDAIKKAEDRELFKDAMKNIGVKTPPSGIGTTIDECIAIGNEIGEFPLIIRPAFTLGGTGGGIAYNKEEFEVICKSGLAASLTNQVLVEKSLLGWKEYELEVMRDLADNVVIICSIENIDPMGVHTGDSITVAPAQTLTDKEYQRLRDYSIAIIREIGVECGGSNVQFAVNPVDGEVMVIEMNPRVSRSSALASKATGFPIAKMAAKLSVGYSLDQIPNDITRKTPASFEPSIDYVVTKIPRFAFEKFPGSQPILTTQMKSVGEAMALGRTFQESFQKAVRSLELGYSGWGCAQIKELDWDWEQLKYNIRVPNPDRIHAVYAAMKKGMKVDEIFELSFIDKWFLTQLRELVDVEQYLLSQKLSDLTKEDFQEIKKRGFSDKQIAFATKSTEKEIRSKRLSFGVSPAYKRVDTCAAEFEANTPYMYSSYDFECESAPTQKKKVLILGGGPNRIGQGIEFDYCCCHTSFALQDAGYETIMMNSNPETVSTDYDTSDRLYFEPLTVEDVLNIIDLERPDGIIVQFGGQTPLKLALPIQQYLDEHKPMSASGSGPVRIWGTSPDSIDAAEDRKRFNAILDELKIEQPKGGIARSEADALAIAADIGYPVVVRPSYVLGGRAMEIVYNDEKLAKYLENAVEVDPERPVLVDRYLIDAIEIDIDCLADSYGNVVIGGIMEHIEQAGVHSGDSACFLPTKTISSSCLETIRSWTMKLAKRLNVCGLMNCQYAITTSGEVFLLEANPRASRTVPFVSKAIGHPLAKYASLVMSGKSLGDLNFTKEVIPKHVSVKEAVLPFEKFSGCDVLLGPEMRSTGEVMGIASDFSLSFALAQIAAGQKLPFSGTVFLSLNDLTKPHLPAIAKAFLELGFNIVSTSGTARILELEGIPVERVLKMHEGRPHAGDMVTNGQIDLMVITSSGDALDQIDGRELRRMALAYKVPIITTVAGALVTADAIKSLKASPLKMYALQDFFEDNAGIDAPKKLQSVP, from the exons atgggtTACTGTATGCACCATTTATCTAACAACCTAATCTCAACCCCATCTCTAAAAAAACCCTTCTTCTCCACCTCAAATTCCCATCTTTACACTCGTTTCACCTCAAAAAACGCATCTTTTCCCTCCCACGTATCCCTCTCAATCCGGACCCCACGTGGGTCCCCACTAATCCGGGTTCAATGCCAATCCAAACCCAAAACCGAAACCGACCCGGGTCGAAAGATTGGGAAGCGGACCGATTTGAAGAAGATTCTGATATTGGGTGCAGGACCAATTGTAATAGGTCAAGCTTGCGAATTCGATTATTCCGGTACACAAGCATGTAAAGCATTAAAGGAAGAAGGGTATGaagttgttttaattaattgtaATCCTGCTACTATTATGACTGATCCTGATTTAGCTGATAGAACTTATATTACTCCCTTAACCCCTGATTTAgttgaacaaattttagaaaagGAACGACCTGATGCATTATTGCCTACAATGGGGGGACAAACTGCTTTGAATTTGGCCGTTGCGTTGGCCGAAAATGGTGCATTAGATAGAtatggggttgaattgattggtGCTAAGTTAGATGCTATTAAGAAGGCTGAAGATAGGGAGTTGTTTAAGGATGCTATGAAGAATATTGGTGTAAAGACGCCTCCTTCGGGTATTGGGACGACTATTGATGAGTGTATCGCGATTGGTAATGAGATTGGGGAGTTTCCTTTGATTATTAGGCCGGCGTTTACGTTAGGTGGGACGGGAGGGGGTATTGCGTATAATAAGGAGGAGTTTGAGGTGATTTGTAAGTCGGGTTTGGCCGCGAGTTTGACTAATCAGGTTTTGGTGGAGAAGTCTTTGTTGGGTTGGAAGGAGTATGAGCTTGAGGTTATGAGGGATTTGGCTGATAATGTTGTGATTATTTGTTCTATTGAGAATATTGATCCTATGGGGGTTCATACTGGGGATTCTATTACAGTCGCTCCTGCTCAGACTTTGACTGATAAGGAGTATCAGCGACTTAGGGATTATTCCATTGCTATTATTAGGGAGATTGGTGTTGAATGTGGTGGGTCTAATGTTCAGTTTGCTGTTAATCCCGTGGATGGTGAGGTGATGGTCATTGAGATGAATCCTAGGGTTTCGAGATCGTCTGCTTTGGCATCTAAGGCTACTGGTTTTCCGATTGCCAAGATGGCTGCTAAGCTTTCGGTTGGTTATTCTCTTGACCAGATTCCAAATGACATTACTCGGAAAACTCCAGCGAGTTTTGAGCCCTCAATTGATTATGTCGTGACCAAG ATTCCTCGTTTTGCATTTGAAAAGTTCCCTGGTTCTCAACCAATCCTCACGACTCAAATGAAGTCTGTTGGTGAAGCCATGGCCTTGGGTCGCACATTTCAGGAGTCTTTTCAAAAGGCAGTGAGATCTTTAGAACTTGGCTACTCTGGATGGGGTTGTGCCCAAATTAAGGAGTTGGATTGGGATTGGGAACAGTTGAAATATAACATTCGTGTTCCAAACCCTGATCGTATCCATGCTGTATATGCTGCAATGAAAAAAGGCATGAAAGTTGATGAAATTTTCGAGTTGAGTTTCATTGATAAATGGTTTCTTACCCAACTTCGAGAACTAGTTGACGTGGAGCAATACCTTTTGTCTCAAAAATTGTCTGATCTGACAAAAGAGGATTTTCAGGAGATAAAGAAAAGAGGTTTTAGTGATAAGCAGATAGCTTTTGCTACTAAATCAACCGAGAAGGAAATCCGATCAAAGAGGTTATCCTTTGGTGTCTCACCCGCTTACAAGCGTGTGGATACTTGTGCTGCAGAATTTGAGGCTAATACCCCCTACATGTATTCGTCTTATGATTTTGAGTGTGAATCAGCACCCACTCAAAAGAAAAAGGTTTTGATTCTAGGCGGTGGACCTAACCGTATTGGCCAGGGGATTGAGTTTGACTACTGTTGCTGCCATACCTCATTCGCCCTTCAG GATGCTGGATATGAGACTATCATGATGAACTCAAACCCTGAGACAGTATCTACAGACTATGACACAAGTGATAGGCTCTACTTCGAACCTCTTACAGTTGAAGATGTTCTGAACATCATTGATCTTGAACGACCTGATGGCATAATAGTACAATTTGGTGGGCAGACCCCCTTGAAGCTTGCTTTACCAATTCAGCAGTATTTGGATGAGCACAAGCCCATGAGTGCCAGTGGGTCAGGTCCAGTTCGTATATGGGGAACATCGCCCGACTCGATCGATGCAGCTGAGGACAGGAAACGGTTTAATGCTATCTTGGACGAGCTAAAGATCGAACAGCCAAAGGGAGGCATTGCTAGGAGTGAAGCTGATGCTCTAGCAATTGCGGCCGATATTGGCTATCCTGTTGTTGTGAGGCCTTCTTATGTTTTGGGCGGTCGGGCAATGGAGATTGTGTATAATGACGAAAAATTAGCGAAGTATCTAGAGAATGCCGTTGAGGTGGACCCTGAGCGTCCCGTGTTGGTTGACCGTTACCTGATCGATGCTATTGAAATTGATATCGATTGTTTGGCCGACTCATATGGCAATGTGGTCATTGGTGGGATTATGGAGCACATTGAGCAGGCTGGGGTCCACTCCGGTGACTCAGCCTGCTTTCTTCCAACCAAAACAATTTCATCTTCATGTTTAGAGACAATCAGATCTTGGACCATGAAATTGGCCAAGAGGCTGAATGTTTGTGGGCTCATGAACTGTCAATATGCTATTACAACTTCCGGGGAGGTTTTCTTGCTCGAGGCTAACCCTCGTGCATCTCGTACGGTCCCGTTCGTGTCCAAGGCAATCGGACACCCATTAGCTAAGTATGCTTCCTTGGTCATGTCCGGGAAGTCTCTCGGTGATCTTAACTTCACTAAAGAGGTCATCCCGAAACACGTGTCAGTCAAGGAAGCGGTCCTACCATTTGAGAAATTCTCGGGATGTGATGTATTATTGGGCCCTGAGATGCGGAGCACTGGTGAAGTAATGGGTATTGCTAGTGACTTCTCCTTGTCCTTTGCTTTGGCTCAAATTGCAGCAGGTCAGAAGCTCCCATTTTCTGGCACTGTCTTCCTGAGTTTGAATGACTTGACCAAACCCCACCTCCCAGCCATTGCCAAGGCCTTCCTTGAACTCGGCTTCAACATCGTCTCGACTTCTGGGACAGCCCGCATTCTGGAATTAGAAGGTATACCAGTCGAGCGTGTGTTAAAGATGCATGAAGGAAGACCACACGCAGGCGACATGGTCACCAACGGTCAAATCGACTTGATGGTAATAACAAGCTCTGGCGACGCACTTGATCAGATAGACGGGAGGGAGCTCCGAAGAATGGCTCTCGCTTACAAGGTTCCTATCATAACCACAGTTGCAGGAGCTCTAGTCACGGCCGATGCAATTAAGAGCTTGAAGGCTAGCCCTTTGAAAATGTATGCTCTGCAGGATTTCTTCGAGGACAATGCAGGAATTGATGCCCCTAAGAAACTGCAATCTGTACCTTAG